One part of the Eubalaena glacialis isolate mEubGla1 chromosome 19, mEubGla1.1.hap2.+ XY, whole genome shotgun sequence genome encodes these proteins:
- the SMIM6 gene encoding small integral membrane protein 6: MDRLLTKRAWKDEFWQNPLDQGGLVVICLFIIMVLFLILFAIVFGLLPPLDRVNQCEES, from the coding sequence ATGGACAGACTACTGACAAAACGCGCCTGGAAGGATGAGTTCTGGCAGAACCCCTTGGACCAAGGGGGCCTGGTAGTGATCTGCTTGTTCATCATTATGGTCCTGTTTCTCATCTTGTTTGCTATTGTGTTTGGTTTACTCCCCCCACTTGATAGGGTCAACCAGTGTGAAGAGTCGTGA
- the SMIM5 gene encoding small integral membrane protein 5 isoform X2, whose amino-acid sequence MAASNLALEMRSIGERLLHKLQTLPQAEPVEIVAFSVLVIFTAIVLLLLLTAVGHCCCPKRGGRRAAVGPTTPP is encoded by the exons ATGGCAGCCTCCAACCTTGCGCTGGAGATGCGCTCCATAGGGGAGAGGCTGCTGCACAAGCTGCAGACGCTGCCCCAGGCCGAGCCCGTGGAGATCGTGGCCTTCTCGGTCCTTGTCATTTTCACAG ccatcgtgctgctgctgctgctgacagCCGTCGGCCACTGCTGCTGCCCTAAGCGGGGAGGCAGGAGGGCCGCGGTGGGACCCACCACCCCACCGTGA
- the SMIM5 gene encoding small integral membrane protein 5 isoform X1, with amino-acid sequence MAASNLALEMRSIGERLLHKLQTLPQAEPVEIVAFSVLVIFTGNGSAGHQAPQMEGAKLWGPARGRSHLFPDSRVFLTTKPGLR; translated from the exons ATGGCAGCCTCCAACCTTGCGCTGGAGATGCGCTCCATAGGGGAGAGGCTGCTGCACAAGCTGCAGACGCTGCCCCAGGCCGAGCCCGTGGAGATCGTGGCCTTCTCGGTCCTTGTCATTTTCACAG GAAACGGGAGCGCTGGGCACCAGGCCCCACAGATGGAGGGAGCAAAGCTCTGGGGGCCGGCACGGGGACGGTCCCACCTCTTCCCAGACTCTCGGGTATTTCTGACCACTAAGCCAGGGCTTCGGTGA